The region tccttctggatggttctcccatctccacagaggaactctgaagctctgtcagagtgactatcgggttcttggtcacctccccccgattgctcagtttggccgggcggccagctctaggaagagtcttggtggttccaaacttcttccatttaagaatgatggaggccactgtgttcttggggaccttcaatgctgcataattgtttttgtacccttccccagatctctgcctcgacacaatcctgtcttggagctctacggacatctccttcgacctcatggcttggttttttctctgacatgcactttcaactgtgggaccttatatagacaggtgtgtgcctttccaaacaatgtccaatcaattgcatttaccacaggtggactccaatcaagttgaagaaacatctcccTCTGAAACtcaatcctggacttcctgtcgaGCCGCCactaggtggtaagggtagggaacaacacgtctgccacgctgatcctcaacactggggccactcaggggtgtgtacttagtcccctcctgtactccctgttcacccatgactgcatggcctaacacgactccaacaccatcattaagtttgctgaccacacaacagtggtaggcttgattaccgacaacgatgagacagcctatagggaggaggtcagagaaatggcagtgtggtgccaggacaacaacctctccttcaatgcGAGCAAGAAAAATGAactgattgtggattacaggaaaaggcaggccaaaaagtcccccattaacatcaacggggctgtagtggagcgggttcagagtttcaagttccttggtgtccacattaccaacgatctatcatggtccaaacacaccaagacagtcgtgaagagggcacgacaaaacctttcccCCTTCAGTAGACTgaagagatttggcatgggtccccagatgcactatcgagagcatcctgaccagttgcatcaccgcctggtatggcaactgctcggcatctgaccataaggcgctgcagagggtagtgcatatggcccagtacatcactagggccaagcttcctgtcatccaggagcTATGTAATAGGCGGTGCCCATAAAATTGTCGGAGAcgccagtcacccaagtcatagactgttttctctgctaccgcacaagcagtaccggagcgccaagtctaggaccaaaaggctccttaacagcttctacccccaagccataagactgctgagctcaaatggccaccagactattacattgcccccccccccaacccccatttgttttgtacactgctactactcactgtttattatcacttcacccctacctacatgtacaaatgacctctaacctgtacccccacggtacccctatatatagccttgttattgttatgttattgtgttactttttattattttttactttagtttatttggtaaatattttcgtaacttttcttgaactgcactgttggttaagggcttgtaagtaaccatgtcacggtaaggtctacacttgttgtattcggcgcatgtgacaaataaagtttgatttgatttgaaggatgataaatggaaacaagatgcacctgagctcaatttcgagtctcgtgtctgaatacctatgtgaataaggtatttctgttgttgttgtttttaatacatttgcaaaacatttctaaaaacttgttttcgctttgtcatttaaACCATtatataataaggctgtaacgtaacaaaatgtgtaaaaagtcacggagtctgaatactttgagAATGCTCTGTATAACCTCTTGTCAGTAGTCTGCTCTGGATCTGCCCCATGGACTGACATCCTCTCCTGGTCACACGACCATGGCAATGTAAGATTGATACTTGTAACCACCAATATTAACATTGACCTCATCGATTTGTTACAAAGTAacaaaatcatgagaaaacaggtTACATTTGTCGAGGAAATAAGAAAAGGAGATCGCCTGATAAAACGCGGTGGTAGCCGCGTTTTAGCAACAAGGTAGGCTTGCAAAATGAACTAGTTGTATGCTTCTGTAATGAATGTTAATGAAATGAGTGCATTATATTTATAGACACATCTGTTTTTAATGATGACTTGTTTTTCGAGCTTTGCTATTATTGCGTTCAAAGCAAACATTTCAGATCAAGTTTCTATTATTTCATGTTTGTAGATCTGCGGAGTCAAATAACATGTACCATCATAGATATATAGGTATGTACTACTGTATATATAGCCTACTGGTTGTTAACTTGTGCATTGTATGTTTGCATGTTTACATAGTTAATTTGAAACTATTGGCTATTTTGTGAGTCAGAAATGCAAGGCGAAACGCTGCTCTGTTGATAGAGAAATGAAATGTAATAGCCTGCGTGTGGCATGTAATAGACACCACAGAAGCCAGTCGGGTATAGGAGTCCATATCTTTCCAAATGGTATTTTGGTAAATGTATTTTGGGGGGTTATCCAAATGTTAGTGTAATGTTAATTTGGTTCATCAATCTATTTAACATTACTGGTAATTGATCTAATACGCATTAACATTTTACTCAATCAACAATTGTGTGATTAATGCAGATAGAGGCCTCATTAATACACCTATCTATATGACAGACTCTGAGCATGTGTATAAGGAACAAAACACCAGGGTGGAGATGCACAGGACAGCACATTTCAAGGTTCCTGACCACCAGCAGGTGAAAACCATACACGTCCCCAAGTCCATGATGACTGCACCATTTCTACAGGTAACATGTCAGCAAGTTATTTGCCATATACCATAATTAATATATTGCTGAATGTAAATGTAGTGTTCTACAAAATGTTCTTATCATGTTCCAGCATCCAACCCTCACAACTGGACAGAAACGATATCTCTACAGTATTGCAAATGTCTACAGCACCGAGCACATGAGGCGACTGATGAAGCAACGCTATCTCAATGTGCTGCACCAGTGTATTAAATCAGGTGGGTTGTAATTGTATTTACTTTAGAATGGAATATACACCAACTATTGCCCATCTTAGATTGAATGTTTTCCCTCAAGGTCATAGCTCTTTGGATGCAACCAAACATACTACTGGAGGTCCACTGCTTAAAGATCGGCTCACGTTCAAGATGGACAATGAGAGAGATTCTGGATCTAGGATCAAGCCATATGGACAGAGGAAGGGCACCACAGTGCACTCTAAAGTTATCCTCCCAAAGATTACCAACAGTCACAGTGCAGAGTGAGAAGATTGTATTTTAAATAATTATAATGAAGTCAGTCAtacattctattattctgacaatgTATTGAAGTATAGTATAATTTGTATAATTTCAAAACACATTTTCCTTATTGGTAACACATTTATTTGAGTCTCCCGTTAAACTGTTTATACGAGTTTTTAAATAGTTTATAAACCATTATTACACACTGTACATTTATTGTCTGTTGATTGTATGATTACACGTCATTTTaataatacatgttttaaaaCTTAAAGGTAGAGTCAGCGATATGAAGTAGATGCACAAATTAAACAGCATAGTGTGCTAAAAAGTCGTTGAATCGCGAGTCTGAACTTCACTGTTTTG is a window of Oncorhynchus mykiss isolate Arlee chromosome 11, USDA_OmykA_1.1, whole genome shotgun sequence DNA encoding:
- the LOC110535908 gene encoding protein FAM216A isoform X1 encodes the protein MRKQVTFVEEIRKGDRLIKRGGSRVLATRSAESNNMYHHRYIDSEHVYKEQNTRVEMHRTAHFKVPDHQQVKTIHVPKSMMTAPFLQHPTLTTGQKRYLYSIANVYSTEHMRRLMKQRYLNVLHQCIKSGHSSLDATKHTTGGPLLKDRLTFKMDNERDSGSRIKPYGQRKGTTVHSKVILPKITNSHSAE
- the LOC110535908 gene encoding uncharacterized protein LOC110535908 isoform X2; translated protein: MHRTAHFKVPDHQQVKTIHVPKSMMTAPFLQHPTLTTGQKRYLYSIANVYSTEHMRRLMKQRYLNVLHQCIKSGHSSLDATKHTTGGPLLKDRLTFKMDNERDSGSRIKPYGQRKGTTVHSKVILPKITNSHSAE